Proteins from one Mycolicibacter virginiensis genomic window:
- a CDS encoding globin has protein sequence MQPIEEPSFYDAVGGAETFHAIVSRFYQLVAQDPILRPMYPADDMAGAEERLRMFLEQYWGGPRTYTELRGHPRLRMRHIPYRIGPMQRDAWLRCMVAAIDEIDRDTLDDAHRGELLQYLHSAADFLVNAPI, from the coding sequence ATGCAGCCGATAGAAGAACCCTCGTTTTATGACGCCGTCGGCGGTGCGGAGACCTTCCACGCCATCGTGTCGCGGTTTTATCAACTGGTCGCTCAGGACCCGATCCTGCGCCCGATGTACCCCGCCGACGACATGGCCGGCGCCGAGGAACGATTGCGGATGTTCCTCGAGCAGTACTGGGGCGGGCCGCGCACCTACACCGAGCTTCGTGGACACCCGCGCCTGCGGATGCGCCATATCCCCTACCGGATCGGCCCGATGCAGCGCGATGCGTGGCTGCGCTGCATGGTGGCGGCCATCGACGAGATCGACAGGGACACCCTCGACGACGCACACCGCGGCGAACTGCTGCAGTACCTGCATTCGGCGGCCGACTTCCTGGTCAACGCGCCGATCTGA